The Streptomyces liliiviolaceus sequence GCGAGCGGCGAACCCGACCGGCCCGCGCTGGCCCTGCTCCGCGAGACCGGACTGCTCGGACTGGCACTGCCGTACGAGTACGGCGGCACCGGAGCCGACGCGCACGGCCTCAACTCGGCGGTCGCACAGGTGGCGCAGGTCAACGCCTCCGCCTCGATCATGCTGTTCCAGCACTACGCGGTCAGCAGGCGCATCCTCGAACACGGCAGCCCGGCCCTGCGGCGCCGGCTGCTGCCCCAACTCGCCCGCGGCGACTGGCTCGCCGCCTCCGCCTGGAGCGAGACGGGGGCGGGCGCCAACAAGAAGCAGCTGTCCACCGTCGCCCGCCGCACGCCCGACGGGGGCTGGGTCCTGGACGGCGCCAAGTCCTTCACCACCAGCGCGGGGCTCGCCGACATCTACCTGGTGCTGGCGCAGACCGAGGAGCCCGAGCCGGACGCCGCTCCGGACACCGGCTACGGCTCCGCCGGCCAGACGTTCTTCCTGATACCGGCGGACACACCGGGTCTGGAACCCGACACCTCGATGCGGCTGACCGGCATGCGCGGTTCGGCGACCGGTTTCGTCTCCGTGCACGACTGCCACGTGCCCGACACCGCCCGGCTCGGCCCGGTCGGCGCCGCCGCCTCGATCATCGCCGGGGTCCGCGACAGCGGCGCCACGCTCGGCGCCGTGTCCGTCGGCCTGGCCGAGGCTGCCCTCGAACTCGCCCACCGGCACGCCGAGAAGCGCGGGCTGCTGGCCCAACAGGCCGTCCGGCACCGGCTGGTGGACATCGCGGGCGAGGTCGAGACCGCCCGTGCGGTCGTCGAACGGGCCGGCCGTCGGACCGCCGACGACCCGGGGATCGCCACGCTCCACTCCAAGCTCGTCGCCTCCTCGGCGGCCGAGCGCGTCATCAACGCCGTCGAGCGGCTGCTGGGCTCGGCCGGCTATGTCGCCTCGAACGAGATCAACCGCTACGGCCGCGACGCCCGTGCCGTCGCCCTGATGGGACCGACCAACGACCTCTGCAAGGAACTGGTGAGTCTGACGTGGAACCGCTGAAGCCCCGATCCGCAGACCTCTCTCCCGGCACCGCTCCTTCCCCTCCCGTCGGCCCGCCCGCCGATCTGATCGTCGAAGGGGGCCGCCTCGTCACCCCGGACGGCGTCCGCGACGGAACGGTTCTCGTCCGGGACGGCCGGGTCGCGGCCCTGCTCGCGCCGGGCGAGCCGCTGCCGCCGGGACCGCGCCTCGACGCCCATGGCCGTTACGTGCTGCCGGGCCTGATCGACTCCCACGTCCACTTCCGCACACCCGGTCTGGAGTACAAGGAGGACTGGGAGCACGGCAGCCGGGCCGCCCTCGTCGGCGGTGTGACGACCGTGATGGACATGCCCAACACCCGTCCGCCGTCCCTGGACGAGAGCAGCATGCTCGCCAAGGCCGCGGTGATCCAGGGCACTTCATGGATCGACTACCGCTTCCACATGGGCGCCGACCCCGACCATCCCGAGCTGCTGGCGGAGCTGGACCCGCGGATAGCGAGTTCGGCGAAGGTGTTCATGGCAGGACATCACACGGCCCCCGTCGTGTTCCGCGACGGCGAGCAGCTGCGACGGGCCTTCGCCGCCGCCGCCCGCGGGGGTGTCCGGCTCGTCCTGCACGCCGAGGACCAGCACGTCTTCGACCTGCTCGACGCGAGTTCGGGCGCCCCGGACACGTACGGCGGGTACGAGCCGCACCGGCCGCGGTCCGGTGGGATCGTCGCGGTCGCCCATGTCGTGCGGCTGGTGCGCGAGTACGGCACGAAGACGCACATCCTGCATGTGTCGTCGGCGGAGGAGGCCGATCTGCTGTCGGCGGCGGCCTCCGAAGGGCTGCCGCTCACCTACGAGGTGACGGGCCATCACCTCTCGTTCACCCACGACGACACCACCCGGCGCGGTCCGCGGACCCGGCTCTCCCCCGCCATCCGCGAGTGCCGTGACCAGAAGCGGCTGTGGCAGGCCGTGCTGCGCGGCGAGGTCGCCACCCTGGGCAGCGACCACGCTCCGCACACCGTGGAGGAGAAGAACCGTCCACCGGCCGACGCGCCGCCCGGCCTGCCCGGCGTCCAGGAGCTGGCCACGGCCGTCTGGACCGGCCTGCGGACCCGGGACATCGCCCCGGACGAGGCGGCCTCGCACCTGGCCCGGCTCATGGGAGAGGGACCCGCCCGGCTCTTCGACCTGGTCGGCAAGGGCCGGCTCGAAGCCGGCGCGGACGCGGACCTGACCCTGCTCAACCCGTCCGACCGCTGGCAGTTCTCCGCGCACGACGTACAGGCGCTGTGCGGCTGGTCCGCGTACGAGGGCTGGACCTTCACCGGACGCTTCACGACCACGGTGAAGGGCGGCCATGTCGTCTGGGACATCCGGGACGGGTTCTCCGGGCGCCCCGAGGGCCGCTGGCTGCAGGGCTCGGCACGGCCTCTGGAGGTGGCCCGATGAGTTCGACACTGCTCGAATCCCAACTGCCCGCATCCCAGTCCCCGCCCGGCACGTCCTCGTCCGGCACGTCCTCGTCCACGACGCCCGCCCAGCCGGTCCAGGACCTCGCCGACGCCTTCCGCGCCGCGATGTCCGCCCTGGCCGCCCCCGTCACCCTCGTCACCTGCTACGACGACCTGGGCAGGCCGCGCGGTCTGACGGCCAGCGCCGTCAGCTCGCTGTCCCTCACCCCGCCGCTGTTCCTCGTCTGCCTCGACCGCAACTCCCGTACGCACGACACGCTGACGGGCGCCGAGGAGTTCGCCGTGCACCTCCTGGGACCGGGCGAGGAACATCTCGTCAAACGGTTCATGCGGCCGGCCGAGCACCGCTTCGACGGCGTGCCCCTGGCCGCGGACTCCCACCGGGCCCCCGTCATCCGGGACGCCTCCCTCACGCTCCACTGTGTCCGCCACGACGTCCTGGAAGGAGGCGACCACACGATCCTCGTAGGACGGGTGACCGCTGTGCGCGGTGAGCCCACGCACTCGGGCGGCCTGCTCTGGCACCGACGGGGCTTCGCCCACGCGCGACGCCCATGACCCGGACGGGGGCTGCCACCGCGACGCGGCCGGCAGCCCCGTCCGGGATCCGGCACGCCGGCACCTAGGCGCGCAGGACGGCACATGAAGAGGGCCCACAAAAAAAGAGGGAAGACAGATCGTCGTCGCCGTGCCTACCATGCGGGCGATGAACACCTTCTCCTTTTCCGGATTGGGGGAATCATTCGCGCAAGGTGAGTGCTGATGGCACCTCACTTCGCGAATGAGATTCCTTCCCACCTGCTGATGTGGCGGCGCGTACGTGAGTACGCCGTGCCACCGTCCATGATCGAGAGCGCGGCCGCACGACGTGCGGCCGGCGACTGGGCGGGGGCCTGCGCCGCCGCCCGTGTCCACGTCGATCTCGATCTGCGCGCCGTGCGCCGTCGCCACGGCACCCAAGTGGTCACCCGCCTCCGCGAGGACCTGCGCCGGCTGGCGCCGGAGCTGCTCCGCTGGCACATGCCCCGCATCGCCCCGGACGGCCGGCTCCGTCCCGGACTCACCCTCTCGCTCGCCCGCTACGGGAATGACGGCGGCACGCCGTCGCACCTGGTGGTACGGACCCCGCCGGCCTGGGCGGACGGCGGGCAGTGGATGTCCCTGGCGCTGTGGGAGGGACCGGGGAACGACACCCCCGGACACCGCCTCCACGGACACCACCCGCACCCACATCCCGAGCGGCGTTTCCGGCTCGATCTGCACCGGCATCTGTGGGACGCCGGGCGGAGCGGCGAGCTGACCGCCCGGTGCGCGGCCGGCGAGGCACCGCCCCACGATTCGCCCTGGGCGAAGGGGAGTTGGGCCGTCGAGGCCGAACTGCTGCTGCGGGCCGACGGGCTCTCCCGCGGGGCCTTCACCGTACGGCTCGGGGCCCGCAGGCGGAACGT is a genomic window containing:
- a CDS encoding dihydroorotase; the encoded protein is MKPRSADLSPGTAPSPPVGPPADLIVEGGRLVTPDGVRDGTVLVRDGRVAALLAPGEPLPPGPRLDAHGRYVLPGLIDSHVHFRTPGLEYKEDWEHGSRAALVGGVTTVMDMPNTRPPSLDESSMLAKAAVIQGTSWIDYRFHMGADPDHPELLAELDPRIASSAKVFMAGHHTAPVVFRDGEQLRRAFAAAARGGVRLVLHAEDQHVFDLLDASSGAPDTYGGYEPHRPRSGGIVAVAHVVRLVREYGTKTHILHVSSAEEADLLSAAASEGLPLTYEVTGHHLSFTHDDTTRRGPRTRLSPAIRECRDQKRLWQAVLRGEVATLGSDHAPHTVEEKNRPPADAPPGLPGVQELATAVWTGLRTRDIAPDEAASHLARLMGEGPARLFDLVGKGRLEAGADADLTLLNPSDRWQFSAHDVQALCGWSAYEGWTFTGRFTTTVKGGHVVWDIRDGFSGRPEGRWLQGSARPLEVAR
- a CDS encoding flavin reductase family protein, coding for MSSTLLESQLPASQSPPGTSSSGTSSSTTPAQPVQDLADAFRAAMSALAAPVTLVTCYDDLGRPRGLTASAVSSLSLTPPLFLVCLDRNSRTHDTLTGAEEFAVHLLGPGEEHLVKRFMRPAEHRFDGVPLAADSHRAPVIRDASLTLHCVRHDVLEGGDHTILVGRVTAVRGEPTHSGGLLWHRRGFAHARRP
- a CDS encoding acyl-CoA dehydrogenase family protein, with translation MRERLAAAARDADASGEPDRPALALLRETGLLGLALPYEYGGTGADAHGLNSAVAQVAQVNASASIMLFQHYAVSRRILEHGSPALRRRLLPQLARGDWLAASAWSETGAGANKKQLSTVARRTPDGGWVLDGAKSFTTSAGLADIYLVLAQTEEPEPDAAPDTGYGSAGQTFFLIPADTPGLEPDTSMRLTGMRGSATGFVSVHDCHVPDTARLGPVGAAASIIAGVRDSGATLGAVSVGLAEAALELAHRHAEKRGLLAQQAVRHRLVDIAGEVETARAVVERAGRRTADDPGIATLHSKLVASSAAERVINAVERLLGSAGYVASNEINRYGRDARAVALMGPTNDLCKELVSLTWNR